tcttcattttcaagttCACATTACCTTTGactaagaaaacaaaagaaaagaagagggatAAATTTTGGTCCTATTATGTTGGCTTTTGGGATTGGAGTAATGATTAACAGAAACAGTCGAGACATTCGTATTTCATAATAAAAgttgaaattcttggatttattAAAGATGAAACACCAACCGGCAGGTAGCTGCGCTAGTAAGGGCCTTGCTCCTCATCGCCAAGGTCGCAAGTTCGAACCTCCGCATTGCTAACGTGTCTTAAGTGGGGGACCATAGTGATGGGGTCCTGTGCTAGCCTCCCTCTAAGTATAGTTGGTGGTCTCCGATGGGCCAGTCGGGCTAGTGGCGGCAGTGAGCACCCGTAAGGTGTGTCAGGCCGGATCttggatattaaaaaaaaaaaaaaaaaacaacaacaacgacAACGACAACTATGAATGTGGACCATGTGCTTGGTCGTGTGCCTAGTGAATGTGGATTGTTTTGATAAAGCGGAAATGCTCTGTGTAACTTGGTTCACATTAAATGGAAAGTAGAAAGAGACGAACAAAGCCCACATTCCTttatcttcttcaatttcttttgcacCTAACATGTGGGATCTTCCCTGTGTGACAACATGAAAGTCTTCTTCCCGCATCCCTTCATTTAATGTGGCGCGTAAGGACCCCAAAGTGAAGTATCCAGCGGCATTCATTTCTCTCATGTGCAGCGGCCATagggagaaaagaaacaaacataTTCGCTTGCtgatttcttcatcttcaagcgGCGCGTGCAGAGAAATTAATGCACGAACAAACAAGCTCAAAGACCAAGCTTGCATGTGCGCCAGAGAGTTACTCGCTTTAACTTGGACCgtgtttgtgttttttcttcttcttttttcggtcAAATGGACtgtggttgtttttttttttttttttttatcagtcctactctatgcctactctacactcactcttagacttttgccctgcctcttacagggcgtgggagtcgaaacccactcctgaaacttactcgtCCCACCGCATCCCCTCCTGAAAAGGTAGGGATTTGAACCCTTCACTTCCcctttccatgttggaagggtggccactagggcgAATCCCGGTGGTTGACCGTGGTTGTTGGACGAGCCTATCTTGAGACATTTTTTAACTTTGCCTAACGATTCTTTGTTGCCGCAATCAACGAAGCCTTGACATCTGCAATTCCATTATTTTGCCGAGCTAAAATTCTGCCAAATCCGATCTGCAGCACTTATTCTTTGTTGCGGCAATCAGCGAAACCTTGACATGTGCAATGCCATTATTTTGCCGAGCTAAAATTCTGCCATATCCGATCTGCAGAGCTTCGGGTTAAGTCCGATCATTAATCTGTTTAAGATATTTGACGTCCGTCAATGCACATTTCTTGCTTGATACAGTGCTATTTCGGTGTCATCGTTGTCTCAGCCCTCATAGTTAGCTGTCTCAATTGAATTCCATCTCCAATCTATTACATTCCATGAGAAGCACCAGACAAAGCTAATCATTGAGAGGATTATCATAATGCCAATGTTTATTCCACCATGGTGAAAACTAAGCTATTGGATGACTAATTGGACTGGAAATGAAACCGTCCCTTGTTTTCATCCCTATATAAGGCAAAAGCTTCCTGACAATCtctcttgttctctctctctctctctctctctctctctctctctctctctctctctctctctctctctctctctctctctcgccagGAATATCAATCTCAGGCCCTGAGGCCTGGAGATAGCACAGAGAGAACCATGGAGATTGCTTCAGACAAAGCCAATGAAGCCAAACAGGTCACGAGCAAAAAGGGTGGACTCAAGACCATGCCCTTCATCATAGGTCACTTCTTGATCACACAATTCTTTGTCATCTGCTCACAACTCACAAGCAGAGTATTCTTGTGTTGAACTTATTCGTATTCTGGTTCTCTGCGAATCTTGATAATAGAGTCTCAGTTTTGTTCAGTTTATTTGTTCTTGGAGCGTGTTCATGATCTGACGATAgatatcataaaaatatatgtcGATGCAGCAAATGAGATATTGGAGAAGGTTGCTGGGTACGGGCTGCTTCCAAATATGATCTTTTACTTGATTAGAAAATATCACTTCAATGCTGCTTCGGGTGCAAATGTCCTCTTTTTGTGGTCGGCCACATCGAACTTCACGCCCGTCCTAGGCGCTTTTATTTCCGACTCTTTCTTGGGTCGGTTCCGCACCATCGGGTTCACATCGGTCATCAGCCTTCTTGTAAGCACCACTTGTGTGCGTGTTCTAAAGTGACGAACTCACTTTCACTTCACTAGTGTTTGATCATGATGTTCTCTGTCTTATGTTCTTtgttaatttgtttttatttcatcaGGGCATGATCCTGTTGTGGTTGACGGCCCTTCTCCGAGATGCCAGGCCTCCGCCATGCGACCCAAGGAGCAAACCATGCGAATTCCCAACTTCGGCGCAGCTCCTGTTTCTGTATTCCTCCTTTTCCATCATGTCTATCGGGGCGGGTGGAATCAGGTCATGCTCAATCGCGTTCGGTGCGGATCAGATCGACAATCCCGATAACCCCAGGAACGGGCGAATCTTGCGGACGTTCTTCAACTGGTACTACGCGTCAGTTGGGGTTTCGATCATGATCGCGGTTGAGAActtatagaatcaagaatacagaagatgaagatgaagaatgacaGTAGATGATCTGTGAAGAAGTTTTCGATTCtgtatttccattcaattgaacaaaagaagatgtTCTCCATAATCATCAACCGATTACAATACCTCTCTGTATATATGCGGAAAACAGAGGACTAACAACTAGAAAAACAAACTAACTAACTTTCGCTAACAAACTTTACAGCTAAGCAAAACAGAacagcaatcttgagactttggtaatccgtgtctttgacatctgtatgatctccaccgttgatgaaactcattatccatgagttatcaatttcttcaactctttttgcttcttgactGCCTTCTGGTGATCCACATCTATAATTGTCGAGGACTTCACCTCCTGTGATTGACTTCTCAATATTGCAGACTTGGCTTCTGATCTTGATTCTCTAACAGCGGTGACTGTCATAGTCGTCATCCAGAATTCGTACGGTTGGGTGATCGGGTTCGGGGTCCCGGCAGGGCTAATGTTTATCTCAGTTGTGAGCTTCTTCTTGGGCTCTTCACTCTATGTCAAAGTCAAGGCAGACAAGAGCCTGTTCACTGGCCTTGCTCAGACCGCCGTAGCTGCCTGGAAAAAGAGGCACTTGGAGTTGCCCAGCACAGACCATGATGCAATCTATTACCATCGCAAGGGCTCGAAAGTAACTACACCAAGCGCGCAACTGAGGTAAGTATTTACTCAGAATATGCTTCGGGATATGCCACTCAGCCAGCAGACATAGGACATATAGAGTAATCCTGCTcggtgattttctttttgttgtgcATTGGAATCATCTCGGAGTCATCGCTAAAGAAAGGCAGTACTTCTGCAGCATCAGATGGGGCAGCCAATTTTAGACACGACCTGCTTGCTCGACATAGAGGCAATACGTGGTTAAGTACATTCAGATTAAGTCTAATTGCATACGGGTTTATAACCCGTTTATGACATGTCTACACACATTTGCCAAAGCGGGTTAAGCTGTTATTGTCACCAGCACGACGGGTTCGCATATATTTAGATATTTTTAAGCATAGCCGTGCATATAACGTTAAGATATTTTTTCGTTTAACCTTTCTAATACACGTTGTGCTTGAATTtcaaagttatgacacttttCACAAAAGTTTCTATGTTCCGGTTAAGTCTAAATTTGACGTCACATGATTCCGGCCCGGAGATATGAATCAACAAAGTTTATCAGCTAATGGATGAAAAATCGAATCTCTTATTCCTCCCTCCGCAGGTTCCTAAACAAGGCTTGCCTTTTCAACAACCCTGAGAAGGACCTGGACTCTGATGGATTGGCCATTGATCCGTGGAGACTCTGCACAGTCAAGCAAGTTGAGGTGCTCAAAGCCCTGATCAGAGTCCTTCCCATTTGGTCCACCGGCATTGTGATCGGCGTCACCATAAGCCAGAACTCGTTCCCGGCCCTCCAAGCGAATACCCTGGACCGACGCATCCTCTTCGGCATCAGTATCCCCGCAGCCTCCTTCGGCGTTTTCGGCCTCCTGACCCTCACATTATGGATCGGGATCTACGACAGGATCATCGTCCCCCTAGCCTCGAGGTTGACTAACCGGCCCCATGGGCTTACCTTCAAGGAGCGGATGGGGATCGGGCTCCTCATCTCCAGTGTGGCCATGTTCGTGTCGGCTGCAGTGGAGCACAAGCGGCGAACCGAAGCGATCCGAGAAGGGTTCGCCGAGAACCCGAATGGAGTCCTGAAGATGTCGGCGAAGTGGATCGTCCCGCAGCATTGCTTGATTGGGCTAGCGGAGGCATTCAACGCAATTGGGCAAATCAACTTCTACTACTCCAAATTTCCCAAGAGCATGGCAAGCATTGCGGTGGCGCTTCTTACCCTGGGAATGGCAGTGGGCAACTTGGTGGCGAGTCTGATCGTGACCATCCTGGACCACCTGAGCAAGAGCAGCAGGGACGGGACGTGGCTCTCCACGAACGTGAACAAGGGTCACTACGACTACTACTACTGGATCTTGGGGGGTTTGAGCGTGATCAATTTCTTCTACTACCTCGCCTGCGCTTGGGCTTATGAGGGTGGTGAGGAGCGAAAGGTTTGGGATGAGGAtgaattggaggatgatcaaAAGAGTCATCGAGGGTCTCCAATGATAATTCGTGCTTGATCTTTGCTACTTGTTCGCTACATAATGCCGATGCTTCTTCTAAGTGTGTAACTCGTTGAATCTCAGTGTCAATGATGTATCGTTTGATGAAGTATGTACTTACCAAGCTAGAATCCATCCATAACATGGGCTCTCCCTCCCACCCTCCTCACTTCAACCGTGCATGAATTGTTGGGAAAATTACTAATTcagtaataaatttattttatgaatgttACTTCAGttcataacttttcaattttgctaatataATCGTACCTTTATATTTGCTAATAATATCATTCCGGCCAATTGCTATCATAAATCACTAATATGGTGATCCACAAATTGTTCACATcaatatgtcatgtagaatggCTGGTCGACGATTACAGAACATCATGTAAGTAATTTCCTACAACTATTGATCAGAAATACTACattaaatttcacaaaaaaattaggactaaattgagaAAGTGAACAAATTTTAGACTAAATTCATATCCATACAATATGTTTTTAATTGAATGGATAATTATCTTACAAGAAATATATAATATGTCAAACAATTACATGCCCCCTTCTTTGTGctcttttttgtttccatcaacCTCTTATCATGGAGGGGAGAGTTTGAGCTATAGTAataaggtctctctctcttctccctcttttgttaatttagcttcttcttttcttttttttttttcgatttttggtCATTTCTCTTCCTATCTAGATCTAAGTTGGGGTGATTGGCTCTTGGTCCGGTTCAATTCCAAGGTGGAACTGGGAACTAGATTGAGAGGACCAATtcccaaaattgagaattggGGATTGGTCCGATTCAATTTTGATTCGGTCCAATAAAACTGGTCACTTATTTTTTCTCACTATCTTTTTtctattacttttttttccaCTACTTGGAACCATGCTAAGATAGTGTTTTATTCACATTTgactattttttaaagaaataataaaatataaattatatttagtcAATCCGGtccaatttgattcaattccCCCTTGAAACCGGGAATTGGACTGCCCGTACACTGGTTCCACTTTTAGGAACCAAATACTGGATCGACACTCCCGGAACCAAACCAAATCAGTCGGTCTGATCCAGTTTGAGCAGTTCCTGtcgggaataacggatccccgaaaaccggattcgacactaaatcgaacccctaaagcaatgcggaagatgaAGCCCGGGAaagaacatgtatcaccgatcgtaaagcataccacggattcgagcgtaccttgttagccatagattagacaccaacgccgataagaggaagagatttggcccgttcgatccgatgacgccttgaagNNNNNNNNNNNNNNNNNNNNNNNNNNNNNNNNNNNNNNNNNNNNNNNNNNNNNNNNNNNNNNNNNNNNNNNNNNNNNNNNNNNNNNNNNNNNNNNNNNNNCTTAATAGAATTCGAAATCAACACGACACGTTAGGATTGTAATATCAAACAAAGTGGATTGATTTGAACTGGATGTAACTTCGTTGATTCCgtcaaataaattataaattatgcGAGATATCATGTACTGACAATTTGAGTGAGCTATATCTATATGTACATCTATCATGCAATGGAATGATGTACTTCTCTCCAAGACTCTCTTTATAATACCATTTGAGTGAGCTCTTGGAACTGAGGTGAAAAAGGAGGGATTGGGTTAAGTTTTAGTACAATAGTTTCTCAAATGTgctaattatttttctcattatgTGATTATACATTGCcgccttttttattttaggaatatgTAAAGTTATTATCAACCCAGATTAGCAGagcaaatattaaaaaaactatttgaTTCTTGCTCCAGGAAATTGTTATTTTATATAGAgctaatttgaagaaatttgcccaaaaagtcctaaaacatAGGACggctaattcaattctaaaatttttaattttactaatttagtcttaaacattttaattgttccaatttaattctaaacattttaacgatatgttaatataatcatttcgatcaattttggttAAAAACACTAATGTGACTATCGAATTAGTGTCAATCATCCTTCACATAGCTGGCgtgacgtgaataattttttataattttttctttccttctttctctagtCGGCAAGGTCCATCTCATAGCCTTAGGCAAGGCTCACCCCTACCGAATCTGGCTAGGGTCTAGCCTCGCTAGTGGCAAGCAAGGTCGACTAGGCAACGAGGTCTAGCCTCACCCTACCACTAGCGAGGATTAACCTCATCAAATCCAGCGAGGGCCAAACTCACCCTGCCATtagcaaggctcgaccctcaTCAACCATTACCGAGGCACCAACcagagggaaaaggaaaaaaaaaatgaaagaaaaagaaaatttttgaaaatatgtaaatttttCATGCCAGCGATAGTCGGCCAATATTGGCCGaaaggattaaattaacaaattgttaaaaggctTATGGCTAAactagcaaatcatcaaaatgtttaggattaaatttgcataattgaaatgtgtaggattaaattgcaaaattaaaaagtttaagattaaattggctaCCATCAATAAGTTTAGGACACTTTGGATAACTTTCccaattaatttgatttgtgcTCCCAAGGCATTTGTTAATGAGACCAATTTCTTGTTTGAGGGTTATGCTTGTAATTTCGATATTAGAGCGGGTCCGTTTGGTTGTCCGTCCTAATAAATGATGGTAAGACTCAATTAGTGAGGACTAAGGACTccttcaaattacttacctaTATTTCACTTCTAAAGGCAACATAAGGACAAATAAGACCACTCTCATAAAGGGGAAAGAAGCGGATAAGGTTTCCCAGAAAAGAAATTTCAGCTCACTAAAAATTACATATTCAAATAATCCCTGAATTTTAGCCTAGTATGTAatatgatccttgaacttttaatttatttaatatgatcattGAGCTGTAActtaatgtgtaatgtgatcCTTGCACTTTTGATACATTCAATATGGTCACCAagctatatgaaaatattcaatattgtccttTTGTTGATTCAAGATTAGTGACAGTGTTGAACATTTTAATATAGTTCAGGAACTAAAAATATATACCAAAATTTTAGGGACCACATTGAAGATTGGGCTAAAGTTCgaggactatattaaataaattaaaattttaggtatcacattacacattaaatcaaaatttagtgaCTATTTGTGCCAATTTTCCAATACATTATGACAGCAAAGGAAAGCCAATTAATGTTCTTGCCCATGTTAGTGGGTGCCAAGATTCGAATACTTAAAAAGACAAAGCATTTCATCTACCGATCTTCTTCGTCCCTGCAATCAACGAAGTCTCCTCatctgcaaatccattattctCACCAAGCTCGAATCATACAGGATCCGATCTGCAGCACTTCAGGTTAAGTCCGATCGCTGTTCAGTTTAGGATATTGGACGCACAAATCTTCCTCTAATCAGTGCAATCTCTGCATCATCCCCGCCTCGGCCCTCGTGGTTAGCTGCCTTCAGGTTCCATTTCCGCTTTATTATAGTCCTAGAGAAGCAGCAGAGAAAGCTAATCATCAAGAGAAATCATTATCATGCAAATGTTAATTCCGACCTGGTAAGATCTAAGCTATCGGATGACCAATTATTATGCAATTGAAACCGTCCGTTATTTTCATCCATGATATCAAGGCAAAAGCTGCCtgaccatctctctctctctctcttccaggAATTTCGATCTCAGGCCCTGAGTCCTGGAGATAGCACAGAGAGAGCCATGGAGATTGCATTAGACAGAGCCAACGAAGCCAAACAGGTCACGCGCAAAAAGGGTGGACTCAAGGCCATTCCCTTCATCATAGGTCACTTCTTGATCACACGATTCTTCGTCATCTGCTCACAAGTCACAAGCAGAGTGCTCTTGTGTTGAACTTAGTCATTTTATAGTTCTCTGAGAATCTTGATAATCTAAGTCTTTAGTTTTGTTCGGTTTATGTGTTCCTGGAGATTGTTTTGATGATCTGACAATAGATAACACAAACTTAATCGTTGATGCAGCAAATGAGATATTGGAGAAAGTTGCTGCGGTCGGGCTACAGCCAAATATGATCCTGTATTTGATTAATAAGTATCAGTTCAATGCCGCTTCAGGTGCGAATGTCCTCTTCTTGTGGTCGGCCATATCAAGCTTCATGCCCGCTCTAGGCGCTTTTCTTTCCGACTCTTACTTGGGTCGGTTCCGCGTCATCGGGTTCGGATCAGTCATCAGCCTTCTTGTAAGCACCAATTCTGTGCGTTCCAAAGCAACGAACTCAGTTTTCACTATACTAGTGTGTGATCATGATGTTCTCCTTATGTTCTCagttaatttgtttttatttcatcaGGGCATGACCCTGTTGTGGTTGACAGCCCTTCTCCGAAATGCCAGGCCTCCGCCGTGCGACCCAAGGAGCAAACCGTGCGATTCCTCAACTTCCGCGCAGCTCCtgcttctgttttcttctttcgcCCTTTTGTCAATCGGGGCGGGCGGAATCAGATCCTGCGCACTCGCGTTCGGAGCAGATCAGATTGACAATCCCAATAACCCCAAGAACAGGCGGATCTTGCAGACGTTCTTCAACTGGTACTACGCGTCGGTTGGGGTTTCGATCATGATCGCGGTGACTGTCATAGTCGGCATCCAGGATTCGCACGGTTGGGTGATCGGGTTTGGGGTCCCAGCAGGGCTAATGTTTATCTCAGTTGTGAGCTTCTTCTTGGGCTCTTCACTCTATGTCAAAGTGAAGGCAGACAAGAGCCTCTTCGCTGGCCTGGCTCAGACCGCAGTAGCTGCCTGGAAAAAGAGGCACTTGGAGTTGCCCAACGTGAGCCTTGGTGCAATCTATTACCATCACAAGGGCTCCAAAGTTACTGCACCAAGCGAGAAACTGAGGTAAGCGTTTACTCAGAATGTGCTTCTGGATAAGCAGCCGCTCAGCCAAgcatttttctcttccttgtgcATTGGAATCATCATGCAGTCATCTCTAGGGGCATTTTTAGACACGACCTGCTTGCTCAACATGGAGGCAACATATTGTTAAGTGTGGTCGTATCAAGTACGGGATTTTGATCCgtttatgacacatttacatGCTTAAATGGATTACAAACCTAGATATGTTCATATACATTTAAGCATCTCTTAACCCGTGGATATAAGAACTTCGAAATTTGAACATGTTTGGATATCTTTTCGTGTAACCCTTTCGATAATCATGTGCTTGGATTTCAAAGTTAAGGACAATACCGATATAAGCGTCCCGCTCCAGTTAAGTCTAAATTTGACATGACATGATGGCGGCACGGAGAATTGAATCAACAAAGTTTATCAGCTAGTGGAtctttcattcctctctccacaGGTTCCTAAACAAGGCTTGCCTCATAAACAACCCTGAGAAGGACCTGGACTCCGATGGATTGGCCATTGATCCGTGGAGACTCTGCACAATCAAGCAAGTCGAGGTGCTCAAAGCCCTGATCCGAGTCCTTCCCATATGGTCCACCGGCATCATGATCTCCGCGACCATAAGCCAGGGCGCATTCCCGGTCCTCCAGGCAAGCACCATGGACCGACGCTTCCTCTTCGGCATCACAATCCCGCCAGGTTCCTTCATCATCTTCGGCCTCCTGACCCTCATGATATGGGTCGGGATCTACGACAGGATCCTCGTCCCTCTAGTCTCGAGGCTGACCGACCGGCCCTGCGGGCTCACCTTCAAGGAAAGGATGGGGATCGGGCTCTTCATCTCCTGCGTGAGCATGTTCATGTCGGCTGCCGTGGAGCGCAGGCGGCGAGCTGAGGCGATCCGGGCAGGGTTCGCCGAGGACCCACATGGGGTCCTGAAGATGTCAGCGATGTGGCTTGTCCCGCAGCATTGCTTGGCCGGGCTGGCGGAGGCATTCAACGTGATCGGGCAACTCGAGTTCTACTACTCCAAGCTTCCCAAGAGCATGGGAAGCATCGCGGTGGCTCTTGTCGCCCTGGGAGTGGCGGTGGGCAACCTTGCGGCGAGCCTGATCCTGAGCGTATTGGACCGCCTGAGCAGGAGCGGCAGGGACGGGACATGGATCTCCACGAACGTGAACAAGGGTCACTACGACTACTACTACTGGATCCTGGCGGTCTTGAACGTGATCAATTTCTTCTACTACCTGGTATGCGCCTGGGCTTACGAGGGTGGCGAGGAGCGACAGGTTTGGGACGAGGATGAACCGGAGGATGATGCTTGATCTTCGCTGCCCGGTCGCTACATGATGCTGATGTTCCGGCTAAGTATGATGTACCGACTACGTACTTATCAATAAGATATGGAAAATTCAAGGAAATTCGATGAACAAATTTTTAGGAGGGCAAGAACAAATCAGGTAGCGTATCAgaacgtttctatttctcatGGTTTacgttcttttgttctcttgaaaaaaaaaaaaaaaaactcaaactcaTTTGGTAACAagaagttgtttttctattactttggaaatagaaagttagccgaggaatagatttgaaatagaaacgaaaaataaaataaaaagttgcttcttattCCGgtaataatttctagaaataaactaattttctttttatttttcttttatttctctttcttgccgCGGTCACCGTTAACCGCCTAGAGTCATcgcccaccgccgccaccatcgccgccgctgtcggccaccgccaccgcctccgctCCGCGTCGCCGCCATCGCTGCCCCGGTCGCCGACCGCCATTGCCGCCACCGGTCACCTGTCGTCGATCGGCAGACACCGTCATCACCGCCACCATCACTGCTACTGCCGGGTGTCGCCGCCACCCGCCGGTCGCCAGCGGTGGTGTAGTGGCGCGGCCGGCGATGACGATCACGTaaccaagaataaaaaatgaataaatacaaaaagaaattgttccattaccaaacgcatttctattctttttctattccaagagtagaaattgtgTAGTTActaaacgggttcttttacttagaaattattctccgaatagaaatagaaaagaattatttctgaaaaaaaaaaaaaaaactcttccccgaAACAGAAACGTTGTCATGCGCAGTCTCGACTTATTCGTCTgtcatcgtcgtcatcgtcatccTACCTTTCTTGATTCGAAGCACTTTTGTGGTTCGCATATCTCAATTCAACTTGGGTTGAGGATTGAGAATGCTCGATCGAGCGGAACGTTTAAATTTTGTGTGGTGGATTGAGAACAAATGTCCGGTCTGTTAGACCTTTATGGTCTGGAAGCAGCCTATAGCGACTGGCGGAAGACCGCCCGGCTGGTGTCGAAATTCAAGGTGGGGTCGCCGATTGTTGTTTGCTTTGTGAAAGCAGATTGGTGTTATCTTCATAAAGGGGCTCTCTTTTTTCAATGGCCATAGAAACTTTCGATCTAGAGAATTATctaatcaattctaaacttataatgcggatatcaatttaattcttaattttctgatttttgctAACTTAttagttttaaaatatttgcgtaaaatttcaatatattatttCTAATCAACTATTGTCATAAATCCCTAATGTGACGGAAATCGCCAAGTtagcaattttcaaaaaaaaaaaaaggttggaaggattatattgaaatatggcacaaaaatttagaattaaattgatcaaatcaaaaagtttagaactaaattggtaattgtataataattttagaattgaTCAAATAATGTTGCTCCTAATTTCTTATCTTACTCATCACATCACTGAGCAATCACCAACTCAAAGGATTTAGAGTTAGTGGACATTTGCCTTTCTATCAGGTCCAAgacaaattcctttttcttccctaGCGTATAGACCCGATTGGATTACCAAACACGAGTTGAACGGGTCGGTCGAACACTCGCCGGCCAATTTACGATACTAATTCTCCAATTGAGGAGGCCTAATATAACTGGGGGAAAATAGGGAAGTTTCATTCAAACGTACCCCAGTAAAGCTTATGAAGTAAAAGTAGAAATTAATGCTTTCCACCATTAATCaattagggaaaatgacatggacCGAATTTGGTCAAATTGTGCACCGTCGCCTTTGGAATTTTTAATCCATTTAATATGATATTTAAACAATTCATAAATATTCGATCCAACCCTTAAAATTTCAGTTATTCAATCTAATCCGTC
This genomic stretch from Eucalyptus grandis isolate ANBG69807.140 chromosome 3, ASM1654582v1, whole genome shotgun sequence harbors:
- the LOC104438261 gene encoding protein NRT1/ PTR FAMILY 1.2, whose translation is MEIASDKANEAKQVTSKKGGLKTMPFIIANEILEKVAGYGLLPNMIFYLIRKYHFNAASGANVLFLWSATSNFTPVLGAFISDSFLGRFRTIGFTSVISLLGMILLWLTALLRDARPPPCDPRSKPCEFPTSAQLLFLYSSFSIMSIGAGGIRSCSIAFGADQIDNPDNPRNGRILRTFFNWYYASVGVSIMIAVTVIVVIQNSYGWVIGFGVPAGLMFISVVSFFLGSSLYVKVKADKSLFTGLAQTAVAAWKKRHLELPSTDHDAIYYHRKGSKVTTPSAQLRFLNKACLFNNPEKDLDSDGLAIDPWRLCTVKQVEVLKALIRVLPIWSTGIVIGVTISQNSFPALQANTLDRRILFGISIPAASFGVFGLLTLTLWIGIYDRIIVPLASRLTNRPHGLTFKERMGIGLLISSVAMFVSAAVEHKRRTEAIREGFAENPNGVLKMSAKWIVPQHCLIGLAEAFNAIGQINFYYSKFPKSMASIAVALLTLGMAVGNLVASLIVTILDHLSKSSRDGTWLSTNVNKGHYDYYYWILGGLSVINFFYYLACAWAYEGGEERKVWDEDELEDDQKSHRGSPMIIRA
- the LOC104440338 gene encoding protein NRT1/ PTR FAMILY 1.2, with the translated sequence MEIALDRANEAKQVTRKKGGLKAIPFIIANEILEKVAAVGLQPNMILYLINKYQFNAASGANVLFLWSAISSFMPALGAFLSDSYLGRFRVIGFGSVISLLGMTLLWLTALLRNARPPPCDPRSKPCDSSTSAQLLLLFSSFALLSIGAGGIRSCALAFGADQIDNPNNPKNRRILQTFFNWYYASVGVSIMIAVTVIVGIQDSHGWVIGFGVPAGLMFISVVSFFLGSSLYVKVKADKSLFAGLAQTAVAAWKKRHLELPNVSLGAIYYHHKGSKVTAPSEKLRFLNKACLINNPEKDLDSDGLAIDPWRLCTIKQVEVLKALIRVLPIWSTGIMISATISQGAFPVLQASTMDRRFLFGITIPPGSFIIFGLLTLMIWVGIYDRILVPLVSRLTDRPCGLTFKERMGIGLFISCVSMFMSAAVERRRRAEAIRAGFAEDPHGVLKMSAMWLVPQHCLAGLAEAFNVIGQLEFYYSKLPKSMGSIAVALVALGVAVGNLAASLILSVLDRLSRSGRDGTWISTNVNKGHYDYYYWILAVLNVINFFYYLVCAWAYEGGEERQVWDEDEPEDDA